In the Symphalangus syndactylus isolate Jambi chromosome 17, NHGRI_mSymSyn1-v2.1_pri, whole genome shotgun sequence genome, gaactcttaacctaaggtgatccgcctgccttggcctcccaaagtgctgggattacaggtgtgagccactgtgtccagcctaaattggtttttaaaatgtgaaatttggccggttgcagtggctcatgcctgtaatcccagcactttgggaggccgaggcgggcagataatgaggtcaggagtcagaccagcctggccaacatggtgaaatcccgtctctactaaaaatacaaaaatttctgggcatggtggcgggcgcctgtagtcccagctactcgggaggctgaggcaggagaatcgcttgaacctgggaggtggaggttgcagtgagccaagatctcaccactgtactccagcctgagcgacaaagttagattccatctcaataacaacaacaaaaaatgtaacTCCTGGATTATCCATTTTTGTTTGACACCCCCAGAATATACTTTCTCCATCTATGTTGAACATATCCAACCTTAGCCTGGCATCTGAAAAAAGGTCCTCTGCTTACCTGCTCTTTTCACCCTAACTACTCCCTCCCTCCTGCGCTTCTTCCCGTCTCGCTCTAATCCCATGGCTCTGCTTGCGCCATTTAGGGGAAAACAGAAATCGTTAACCTCAACCAGCTCTTGGCATCATAAACTGACCTGACCATAACTACATCAGTCTTTTGTCttgttcttccttctccttgaaaGCTGTCTGTTTCCAGACATCCTGAGGAGTTTCCACAGAGTAAATACTCAAAAGtgtttactgaataaatgcaTTTATTCTGTCTCTTCTCCAGCCTTTTTCAACCTCCACCTTTGTGTGGGCGCAAGGaagttttacatgtatttttggTCCCCCTTGCTCAGTCTTAAAACAATGGTCTGcaaacatttgttttctattttttaacagctttatcgAGACATAATTTATATAGCTCAATATATGCCATAACATTTACCTGTTTTTAAGTGCACAAATCAATTATAGTGAATTTATAGAATTGTGAAAACAAGACacaatccagttttttttttttttttttttttttttgagacggagtctcgctctgtcgcccaggctggagtgcagtggcgcaatctcggctcactgcaagctccgcctcccaggttcacgccattctcctgcctcagcctctccaagtagctgggactacaggcgcccgccaccacgcccggctaatttttttgtatttttagtagagacggggtttcaccgtggtctcgatctcctgacctcgtgatccgcccgcctcggcctcccaacgtgctgggattacaagcgtgagccaccgcgcccggcctgacacaATCCAGTTTTAAAGTGTTTGCATCAACCCCCAAAATATCATCTCCCATCCTCAGCCTGAGACAGCCATAATCAACTCCCATGCTCAGCCCCAGGCAGCCATAATCAATTCCCATgctcagccccaggcaaccatAATCAATTcccatccccagccccaggcagccaTAATCAATTcccatccccagccccaggcagccaTAATCAATTcccatccccagccccaggcagccaTAATCAATTcccatccccagccccaggcagccaTAATCAATTcccatccccagccccaggcagccaTAATCAATTcccatccccagccccaggcagccaTAATCAATTCCCATCCTCAGCCCCAGGCAGCCgtcatctgctttctgtctctatagagctgccttaaaaaaaatatttcatggccgggcgcagtggctcacgcctgtaatcccagcactttggaaggccgaggcgggcggatcacaaggtcaggagatcgagaccatcctggctaacacggtgaaaccctgtctctactaaaaatacaaaaaattagtcgggcgtggtcacaggggtctgtagtcccagcttctcgggaggctgaggcggaagaatggtgtgaacccacgggaggcggagtttgcagtgagccgagattgcgacactacactctagtctgggcaacagagtgagactccgtctccaaaaaaaaaaaaacatgaattggGAAGTGTGCTGCCCATGATAGCAACATCACAAAAGATAACTATTTGATACGTATGGGAATTTAGTATATTATAAAGATGACATTTCAAATCAAATGGGGAAAAGATAGGTTATTCAACAGATAGTGGTGTTGGGACAATTGAATGGGCatctggggaaaaaaagctgGATTCACATCTCACAtcgaatttcaaaataaatttgtatatagaaagagtcacttaaaaaataatcttgACAGGGCGCGGTGgctgccctttgggaggccgaggcgggtggatcacctgaggtcaggagtttgagaccagcttggccaacagggcgaaacctcgtctctactaaaaatacaaaaattagccaggcgtggtggcgggcgcttgtagtcccagctactggagaggctgaggcaggagaatcgcttgaatctaggaggcagaggttgcagtgagccaagctcacgtcactacactccagctcgggcaacagagtgagtctccatatcaaaaaaaaaaaaaaaaagaaaaaagaaaaaaaaaatcttgtgggGAATGCCTTTCTACATATGACAAAAGGTGCAGATGTGTagagaaaaatattcataaattttaccacattaaaaaattctacctggaaaaaatatcaaatttttttaaatgacaaggtGGAAATATTTGCAACTTATATCATAGACTAAGGACTAATTTCCTTAATAAACAACTTTTATAAATCTGTAAGAAAAAGACCAGCAAcccaataaaaaaatgaacaaaggacttaagttatttcATAAAAAATGGCTCTtggccatgtgcggtggctcacgcctgtaatcccagcactttgggaggccgaggtgggcggatcacgaggtcaagagatcaagaccatcctggccaacatggtgaagccccgtctctactaaaaatacaaaaattagcctggcatggtggtgcatgcctgtattcccagctactcaggaggctgaggtgagagaattgcttgaatccaggaggtggaggttgcagtgagctgagattgtgccactgcactctggcctggcgacagagcgagactcagtctaaaaaaaaagaaaaggctcttAAATATATGATACTCAGACTCCctcaaaataagagaaatgcaaatcaaaactataagataccatttttatattacaaaattgGGAAAACTCAAAAAGTTTGATAACATTCTCCATTGATGAGTAGATGGGGGAAATGGGTACTCAAATGTATTGCTGATAGTTTAAGTTGGTACAACCTTCGTGGTAAGTACTACGCATTGGTAAAATGCACTCCAACTTCATCTCCTACCATTTCTTCTCTTGCACAATTTGTATTAGCTACATtggcctcctgctcctcctgaAACATGCAAGGCACACTCCAGCCGCAGGGCTAATACACTTACCTTTCCCCGCTAATCCTGAAATGCGTACCAATTTTTCCTTACCTCCTTCAGGCCTTTGCTCATCACGTGATCTAAAACAGTGGCTCCCATCCCCTCTATCATTCTCCTTTTCACCCCGTTTTGAGCACTTATCATCTGATGACACTATTCTATGCATTTATGTCTCTGCTCTCCAACTGTAAACCGGGGACTTTGTTGTATATACTGCCGTAACCCCAAACTCCAGAACAGTACAAGCTTAGAATGTAGTCAGTGCTCATTAACtacaaataatgaatgaatgaacatctaTTGAGGACAACTTAGTATCTTTTAAAACTTAGAATGCACATACTTAGTAATTCTCCTTTAGGCATTTATCTAATAGATATCCTTGCACATGTGCAAAACAGAGAATGTACAAGGTTATTTGTTGTAGCACTGTTTGTAGTCATGAAAGGAGAAAACAACCCAAGgacaaatttttgtttgtttttgagacggagtttcactcttgttgcccaggctggagtgcaatggcatgacctcggctcacaacctccacctcccgggttcacgccattctcctgcctcggcttccagagtagctgtgactacaggcgcccgccactgcgcccggctaagtttttgtatttttagtagagacggtgtttcaccgtgttggccaggatggtctctatctcctgacctcgtgatctgcccgcctcggcctcccaaagtgctgggattacaggcgtgagccaccacgcccggctgaatgTGCTTTTAATGAAGCGCTTAATGGTAAGGAGAGTGGAAGTGAACAGGTAGAAAcagtaattattttgttttatttaataaacatcaaTTTCCTTGTAGAAAACAGAACTTCTACCAATTAAACAATATTGTAATAAGGATAAATGTATCCAATCACAGATAATGTTGTTAAACGAAGATGCTCTCTTGCAGATCCATTCATAACAGGCCTAAACTGGCAGTGTCTATTGTTCATTTATTATGGGTGGAtttcccattttacaaacaaaCCTTTTATTTATGGGAAGAGGTTCAGCGTTTCACAATGTCTTTAGTATATATTTCCTGATACCGGAGGGGCAGAATTCCCCTCTGTCCATCAAGTGACATCTGCTTGCAGCTGTAGGGAATTTTGCAGGGCACTCTTTTCCAgagataaatacatataaagataTAACACATGAGGTAATTCCCTGGTAACCATATATGTCCCCCATTCTTGTCAAACTATAATTTGCTTATGGTTcctcaaaagaaaaattctgtttCTTGTCCCTTTACTACTTCCCCTCTCCTTCTTTTCAGTTGCTCTTATCAGGAATCCTACACAAGCATCTACCTAAACTACTTCAAGGGCCAGGCCAACTCCTATCTCTTTATTAAAGGACAAAGTCTTCCCTTACTATTCTACTCTACAGTAATATATGCTCTGGCCTTCTTTAGCCTTTATCATGCATTTGGCTCTAATGTTTGTGTTGCTTAATACTGCTAATTAGCTTTTCACAGGTTTTGACATCTTCCAGTTAGattgtaagcttttttttttttttttgagatggagctttgctcatcgcccaggctggagtacaatggcgcgatcttcgctcactgcaaactccgcctcccgggttcaagcgaatcttctgcctcagcctcctgagtatccgggattacaggcacccaccaccacgcctggctaatttttgtatttttagtagaggcgaggtttcaccatgttggccaggctggtctcgaactcctaacctcaggtgatccgcctgcctcagcctcccaaagtgctgggattacaggctcaagccaccgcgcccggcgtgatTGTAAGCTCTTTAAAGGCAGAttcctttattctgtttttccCATATTCCTCATGCACCTACGTAGTAGATGCTTTAAATGTCCTGGTTTTGAAAAGTAACATGGTCAATCCCCTACAACCCAACATATTTAGTATTCTTTACGGCTTTTTCCAGAACCAGTCTGGTAACAAACATGGATATTCTGCTAGCCCAGTGCATGTTTTGCGTGTTTGGTATCAGAACTCATCAGCTGACTCTGTGTCCCAGCCACAGGACTGCAGTTGCTCGTCCTGTGGGAATTCAACCTCAATGTCATAAACAAAATTTGGATCATCCTTCTTCTTCTGATTTTTCTCAAAAAGTTCATCCATGATGCTCTTCCTTTTGGCAAGCTCCTTGTCATCTAGTTTGTTCAGGTCTTCCTCAGGATCAATGGTTGTTTCCCTTCGAATTTGTTCCATTGTTTCTGCCAAACTCTGCCCCGACAAGTAACCTCGTAAAAAACTGAATAGCTTCTCTAGCTGCCTCAGGGATACTTGTTCCAGGTAACTCTTGTGTCGTGGATTATTCTTTAATTGTTCAGCAGCTCTGGTGCAAtctggaagagagaagaaaactatATACCACATACATACCACGTACATCATATACACCACAAACTACTGCAACAgccaaaatagaacaaaaactcTGAACCCTGAAAGCATTATCTCCATTATGGTCAAGTAGCTAAATGGCTTCATTGGAATGAATTATTTTGTGGAACTATTCCTTTATATTGAGCTTTCAGTGTGGTGGGAGGACAGATATAGTTTTGACTTCTTTAACTTAAAAATCACTTTGTAGAGATATTAAACACTTTCAAATGGAGAATATGTCTGAGAAGAAAAGTGATATAGCTTTTAGATAGCAGTAGtggtattaataaaatattaagactacaaataaaaaacatttggaaggagagaagggaattAATATTATTGAATAATGCTGTATCATTTAACCTAGGCAGCAATCCCAAAAGGATTATTAAttaacaaactggaaaaaaacacTACAATtcccttttatagatgaggaaactgacgctCATTGACAGTAAGTAATTCATCCAGTGTCACACATCCAGTCCCTGACAGAGTCATGATGTGAACCTGTATTTAGAGAATATTTAAGACAGGAGGCAAGATAAGACATGAGGTACCTGAAAACTTTGAAAAGTTTCGAACTGGCATAATGCGCTGGCGAATTTTCCCCTTGATTTCACTCTCATAGATTAAGATAATAGCTGGAGGCTGAAACCTAATCCCACATTTCTTGGCAGTGCACATCATTCCCACGTACATGTCCGGGTAAGTCAGAGGAAATCTGATGAATATGTGCAAGTTGCATAATGACTTCctgctaaaggaaaaaaacaactagGTGTTGGATAAATGTCATTCATTCCCCTCGCCCCTTTGCCCCGGAAGATCTGGTTCTAGTCCAGCTCTGGCCACACATCCTCAGCCTGTGAAGctcgttatttttttttttaaattaaaatatggaatgcttcatgaatttgtgtgtcatccttgCGCAGGGGCCACACTAATcctctctgtatcattccaattttggTATATGTGCGCTGAAGCGACCACAAAGCTCAGTTATTTTGAGAGCTGCCCTCAAAGTTCAGTTTGGCCCTGGGTTGGTTTCAATCTGTTGGATCCCTACGACTCTCTGGTTTTCTCAAGGATATAGACTTGTTCATATGTGAATCTGGGGATGCAATCCAGTTTGAACCTCTTAGTGTACTGCACTCTTACTGAAGATCAAATATGAACCCCTAAGTCAGCCTAATAGCTGACCTATAGGGTCTTTACTATTTATCAATTAAGAAAGGGCATATCAAGCATCCTCCGTATCAAGGTACCATGATAAGGTAAGTTTCTTAACCTTAATCATTTTGTCCTGAGAGGTTCACCAGTCCAGAGCTGTCTCCTTTGTACTTTCCCAATTATTTTACtagttttttgttattatttatttaatcatctaTCTTCCCTTCTAGTCAATATGCTGCATGAGGGTGGGGGGCATATTCATTTTTCAACACAATATCTCAGCATAATACTTGGAACATAGTAGGCATTCCATAAATTGTTTAATGCTATGAATTAACATGATGGTCCCTGTACATTTTCGTAAGCATTTACAGTCTAGAATCCTGATCAAAAAGCAGACCTGCTGCAGAATCAGCTTCTTCATATACACATCAGTAATGTCTGCAGCTACATCATATACATCACATATATCAGCTTCTTCATATACAAGTCAGTAATGTCTGCAGCTACatcatatacatcatatatatcaGCTTCTTCATATACAAGTCAGTAATGTCTGCAGCtacatcatatatatcatatatatcagcTTCTTCATACACAAGAGTCAGTAACGTCTGCAGGGCTTTTATTTTGGCCTGTGTGTCTCACTATATGATATTTTTCTAGCTACAAGAAACACAGCTATTTGTAGATGAATACTTActattctctcttcctttccccacCCTCAATGCCCAAATAATACACTTAATcctaagcactgctttagatgTGACTGTGACATTCTCAGAATGACTTGTAAATGTCAAGAAACATTGAGGTAAAGTGGCAGAGGGTGATGATATCTTCGTGAACTCAGTTCTGCTGGAGAATCACTATTAGGAACATACTTTTTATGAAATACTTAGCAGTGATTATACACGTTCATTGTAGAATACTGGGGGCAAAGGAGAGGGGAGACATATAGAAAATAATcacccttggccgggcgcggtggctcacgcttgtaatcccagcactttgggaggccaaggcgggcggatcacgaggtcaggagatcgagaccacggtgaaaccccgtctctactgaaaatacaaaaaattagccgggcgtggtggcgggcgcctgtagtcccagctactcggagaggctgaggcaggagaatggcgtgaacccgggaggcggaggttgcagtgagccgagatcgcgccactgcactccagcctgggtgacagagcgagactccgtctcaaaaaaaaaaacaacaaaaaaaaaaaacagaaaataatcacCCTTGATTGTGTCCAGTCTTTTTTCTAGGCATATAGTTTATAGTATGTTTCATACATACTGTATCATACAAGCTATTTCCTGACGTTCAAAtttaacatatattattattttgtcattaaaTGTTTTACTACAACGTAACATTTTATATGACtgctaagttttattttatggatGTACTATAATCATATTATTCACCACTTATTGTTGGACATGAGAATTTTTACTCTTAGAAAATTAATCACATAtaagcccaggcacagtggcttaccccagccagcactttgggaggccaagttgggcagatcacttgaggtcaggagttcgagaccagcctggccaacatggtgaaaccacgtctctactaaaaatacaaaaatcagctggacatagtggcaggtgcctgtaatcccagctactcgagaggccgaggcaggagaatcacttgaacctggtaggcggaggttgcagtgagctgagatggtaccactgcactccagcatgggtgacagagcaagattccatctcaaaaagatggaggcaggcatggtggctcaggcctgtaatcccaacactttgggaggccaaggaggggagatcccttgaggccaggagtttgagaccagcctgggcaacacagcgagaccatgaccatgtctctacaaaaaatttaaaaattggccaggcgtggcagcatgcacctgtagtcccagccactccaaaggccatggtgggagaatcgcttgaacccaggagtttgaggctgcagtgagttgagatggtgccactgcacaacAGCCTCTCCAAAGCATATGCctattcttaaaaaacaaaacaaaaaaaactactttaaaaaattactgtgcTCTACCTCTAATCTGATGCAATGATCTCACaccattttctccttcctttccttctcttttcttgcctttttttttttaatgtatactaCTCCCAATTCACCTAATTAAAATTTGATGTTAGTAAACTAGAACCTATGGGGCACAATATAAACTCCACACACTGAAGCAATGGCTGTACTCGTCAAAGATGTATGCAGTTGGTACTCAAATAATGTAGTTTTTTCTTACTagactcttttctttttaaaatttaactttaatttttgctAAAGTAATGTTTGTATTtggaatataaaataattctacGAGGCTTATAACAACAAACTATAGTCCTTGGCCCTACTCCTCTTCATAGGGAACCGGATTGAATTTTAAAAGGCATGTCTTCCAAAATTTATCTCCATTTCTTAAGAAACATGCTTATACtaccattttcagtttttttttttttttttttttttttttgaaacagagtctcgctctgtcgcccaggctggagtgcagtggcgtgatctcgcctcactgcaacctccacctcctgggttcaagcgattctcgtgcctcagcctcccgagtagctggaattacaggtgcctaccaccatgcccggctaatttttgtattttcagtagagacggggtttcgccatgttggccaggctggtctcgaactcctgacttcaggtgattcgcccaaagtgctggggctataggcgtgagccaccttgcccggctattTTCAGTTTTGGATAGTATCTTTTGACATACATTCTGTTTCCTCTTCGAGACACCCGCTCTAGAGCCTTCTATTCCACTCCAAGCCGCCTGGATGCTCTCTTGGCCTGCTTACAGATTCCACTCTGTTTAGGAAGAAGGACGGCACGTTTATCCAATTA is a window encoding:
- the CEP19 gene encoding centrosomal protein of 19 kDa isoform X1, with product MYVGMMCTAKKCGIRFQPPAIILIYESEIKGKIRQRIMPVRNFSKFSDCTRAAEQLKNNPRHKSYLEQVSLRQLEKLFSFLRGYLSGQSLAETMEQIRRETTIDPEEDLNKLDDKELAKRKSIMDELFEKNQKKKDDPNFVYDIEVEFPQDEQLQSCGWDTESADEF
- the CEP19 gene encoding centrosomal protein of 19 kDa isoform X2, translating into MKSLCNLHIFIRFPLTYPDMYVGMMCTAKKCGIRFQPPAIILIYESEIKGKIRQRIMPVRNFSKFSDCTRAAEQLKNNPRHKSYLEQVSLRQLEKLFSFLRGYLSGQSLAETMEQIRRETTIDPEEDLNKLDDKELAKRKSIMDELFEKNQKKKDDPNFVYDIEVEFPQDEQLQSCGWDTESADEF
- the CEP19 gene encoding centrosomal protein of 19 kDa isoform X3 encodes the protein MSFLYSSKDCTRAAEQLKNNPRHKSYLEQVSLRQLEKLFSFLRGYLSGQSLAETMEQIRRETTIDPEEDLNKLDDKELAKRKSIMDELFEKNQKKKDDPNFVYDIEVEFPQDEQLQSCGWDTESADEF